One window of the Sebastes umbrosus isolate fSebUmb1 chromosome 1, fSebUmb1.pri, whole genome shotgun sequence genome contains the following:
- the nicn1 gene encoding nicolin-1, whose product MSGNTDDIKPVNCTIKPPVYLQIGDTKTDAAYSGVCVVDVTLPFGKPVNIEEITFKNYYTAYVTVRLLRRSPGQDAPAKWSTALRDLPLMDNPHTEAGSQDYCSIHRTQMQVEPDHVVSVRLILRQPSSAWLAFSLEEIKIFPHMEPDPEKEVSDWLSDLTLVDKHPDLEGLPDPQTVSSSIQQMWALTEVMQTNQTTASIGRFDVDGCYDINLLSLT is encoded by the exons ATGAGCGGGAACACTGATGACATCAAGCCTGTGAACTGCACAATCAAACCTCCCGTCTACCTGCAGATTGGAGATACCAAAACCGACGCAGCTTACTCTGGTGTTTGTGTTGTAGATGTCACCCTCCCGTTCGGAAAGCCTGTCAAT attGAGGAAATCACCTTTAAGAACTACTACACAGCCTATGTGACTGTGCGTTTGCTGAGGAGGAGCCCCGGCCAGGACGCCCCCGCTAAGTGGTCCACTGCTCTAAGAGACCTGCCTCTGATGGACAACCCCCACACCGAGGCAGGCTCCCAAGACTACTGCTCCATCCACAGGACACAG ATGCAGGTGGAGCCGGATCATGTTGTGTCTGTGAGACTGATCCTGAGACAGCCGTCCTCTGCCTGGCTGGCCTTCAGCCTTGAAGAGATCAAAATATTCCCTCATATGGAGCCG GACCCAGAGAAGGaggtttctgattggctgtctgACCTGACGCTGGTTGACAAACATCCCGACCTGGAG GGCCTCCCAGACCCCCAGACTGTATCATCCAGTATCCAGCAGATGTGGGCTCTGACTGAGGTGATGCAGACCAACCAGACTACAGCCTCCATCGGACGATTTGAT GTGGACGGTTGCTACGACATCAACCTGCTCTCCCTGACGTAA